The genomic DNA TTTCTTGATACTAAAATATTACATTACAAAACATAGAATCAACAACAAACTCTACTACTTTCAAGACTTTATCAAGAatcaaaaattatgtttacCTGAGTAAAGCTTTGAGACTATCTCAGCCACAACAGAGACTTCCACTATGTTTTTCGAACTGTAACCTTCTCCAAACTGTTCTCTTCCATAGGCTATGTTGATGAAAGAGTACGGNNNNNNNNNNNNNNNNNNNNNNNNNNNNNNNNNNNNNNNNNNNNNNNNNNNNNNNNNNNNNNNNNNNNNNNNNNNNNNNNNNNNNNNNNNNNNNNNNNNNNNNNNNNNNNNNNNNNNNNNNNNNNNNNNNNNNNNNNNNNNNNNNNNNNNNNNNNNNNNNNNNNNNNNNNNNNNNNNNNNNNNNNNNNNNNNNNNNNNNNNNNNNNNNNNNNNNNNNNNNNNNNNNNNNNNNNNNNNNNNNNNNNNNNNNNNNNNNNNNNNNNNNNNNNNNNNNNNNNNNNNNNNNNNNNNNNNNNNNNNNNNNNNNNNNNNNNNNNNNNNNNNNNNNNNNNNNNNNNNNNNNNNNNNNNNNNNNNNNNNNNNNNNNNNNNNNNNNNNNNNNNNNNNNNNNNNNNNNNNNNNNNNNNNNNNNNNNNNNNNNNNNNNNNNNNNNNNNNNNNNNNNNNNNNNNNNNNNNNNNNNNNNNNNNNNNNNNNNNNNNNNNNNNNNNNNNNNNNNNNNNNNNNNNNNNNNNNNNNNNNNNNNNNNNNNNNNNNNNNNNNNNNNNNNNNNNNNNNNNNNNNNNNNNNNNNNNNNNNNNNNNNNNNNNNNNNNNNNNNNNNNNNNNNNNNNNNNNNNNNNNNNNNNNTTTTCACCTATCCTTTCTTGGATTGCAAACACTTGAGCCTTGTAAGGTGAAATCACACCTACGCTGATCGATCTTCCCGTCTTTCTTGATACTAAAATATGACATTACAAAACATAGAATCAACATCAAACTCTAACTTTTAAGACTgatcaagaataaaaaaaatatgtttacctGAGTAAAGCTTTGAGACTATCTCAGCCACAACAGAGACTTCCACTATGTTTTTCGAACTGTAACCTTCTCCAAACTGTTCTCTTCCATAGGCTATGTTGATGAAAGAGTACGGCCCATACATTTTCTCCGGAAGGAATTTTTTCTCGTAACTTCTCACTCTCACAGAAGGAGCATCCAAAATCTTCATATCGTAAAACTCTCTGTTTGGGAAAATACTAATGGAAGGATGCATCCGGTATTGCATGTTCAGCAACTGTTTATTTTGCCCCAACAACACCAATCTCTCAAACAGACTCCTTCCAAGATCAGCCTCTGAAGCAATCTGTACATAACTTGTTTAGTAACCAAAAGAGAAGGTGAATGTGTATAATAATTGTACTAATTAGTAACAAAACAAACCTTGCTTTGGATCATTGCAGGCAACTGCTTCTCATCACCGATCAAAATTGCATGTTTAAGTTTAGGAAGCTGCAAAGGAATCGCCGATTCACATTCTTTTAACTGAGCCGCTTCGTCGATCACAAGAAGTTGTATTGGACTACTCATGTGTAACTTAGCAGAAGTTGATGCTGTGCAGAAAAGCAGATATGCGTTTCCTAAGCAGAGTCTTTTAAGTCCGATCTTTGGTATGAAATCCGGAAGTTTGATACTTGCACAAATCGATGTCAACATCTCAAGACAATCTTGCTTTCTTGAATCATTCTCCAATGTGTCATCTTCTTTACCATTTCCCATGATATCAGAAATCTTGATACACATGAGGAGCTCGTTAGTCCCATACATTTTCTCAGCCACTCGAAAGGAGAGCACGGTAGTTGGTAAATGCAGACACAAAGCTGGAAACTGATGCCGCAGCTCATCTCTAAGTATGTTAAACCTCTTCTGTACAAATTCCTCAAACGACAGAGGTGTTTCATTTACgcaatatttgttttcttgcttAGCACATTCCTCGTTGACCAAGTACTGCTTATACACTTCTTTCGGATCACTGAGCAAACATATCAAGAGGTTTACATTAGCTCTCCATCCAGTCACAGCctgaaaacaattaaaaagctCTTCCGCTCGGTAGTCAAGGAAGACATCAGACAAATCTTTCCGATCATTGATTTTCATCCTTTCTTTATTACCGAACAACACGATATCTCCAAGACCATACCCGTAAAAGCTCAATGACTCAGTCTCAGAGACTAAATTCACAAGCCTTGAACAAACTTCcaaaacagctatgttagttgGAGCGCAAGTCAATGTCCTACATCTTATTTTCAGAAGGTTCAAAAGCAGAACACTTGTTGTTTTCGTCTTCCCCGTGCCCGGCGGTCCCCATATAAGTTTGATATTGTTGGGATGGCAGCAACTGTTAGCTTCTAGACAGCGCAAAATCGCTTCTTCTTGAGATGAATTCAGTTTGAATGAACGAAGCATTCGCGCTGACTGATGTGACACTGCACTCTCGCTGTTTTCTTTACAGGCAACACAACTCTCTCCATCAACCTACACAATAAGACGatttcaaaacataattttgattCTGTTTCAAAACTTATACTATTAAATTACCTCATTGTTGCTTTGAAGCACTCTTGAAATCAGcttcaagttttctcctggatTTGGATGCAACGCCGTCCAAATACGAATATTCGTCATCATGTTGATCAAGTAAACCCCAAAGAGGTTTAGGTCTTTCCTCACAACTTGTCCTTTCTTTGTCCTTTGCGTGTAATCATCCTCGAAATAAACGATTGGTTTTGAAGCCATAATAGTTATCAAATGAGGAAAATCTTCATCTACATGGCAAACAAGAGCCAGCAAGTAAGGCTCATTGGAACATCTCAAATCATCGATTCGAATAGGCTTCTTATACGTCACTGCAATAAGATCATTGACCTCTAGCTGCTTTCGAGCTCCATTACTCGTACTATCAGACAATACCTCCAAAGTAACATCATAATAGAGATCCTTTGGAGGTTTAAAATCTTTGGATGGTTTGATTTCCCGGATTTTGAAAACCGGTGCACGGCGTAACGTTTCCATACTTGACAACAAAGCAGCATGTGTCTCTTCAATAAGCGGATTAACAAATGACTCCAAATACTCTACGGTTGACGGAAATGTTTTAGGAATCTTCCCGACCTAATtaccaagaacacaaaatccattaaacaaccaaagaaaaaggaaatatatatatatatatatatatatatatcttttaagtttctaagaaaaaaagtttaaaagactAGAAAGAGAATACAGAACCTTTCCCTTGTAAAGATTTGAGTTTAAGACATCAAGAACAGACCACGAAAAGACAACATCGAGTAGATCTCTCCCTTTGAcgattctctctttcttcttatcttcCTTTGCTACCCACAATTGCTGCATCTTTCAAAACTAACTTCCTACAACCCCCAAGAcctctcaatttttttctttgatcaaaGGAGTTGCTTTCAGAACGAGAGAGAGCGAACACTTGAATGtccaaaagaagataaagagataCTTGTGAGGAAGGAAAACCAAAGGTTAAGAGTGTTGAAGTCCAAAAGACAccagttcttttctttttcctcctaGTAAAGGACCAATACTAATAAACCAATACTTTTACTTTCAAATGTTTTTCAAATACAATACAACTTTTATTGGTTTACGTcatttcatttaattgtttctctttttttgaataatctCAATAAATGTATCCATAAATgttaatattctttttcttcttggcaacgattttaatgttcatatcttgtgtagatattttttgagatttttttttcctagtttCATATAACACAATCTCTATCTTTATATCAATTGTATcaactaaccttaaaatatgttatgacaataaatcaataaatttcaGAATTTCTTACGAAATTttcagtttaaaatttttataaaaagtgttacggaaattttttttgactttttattataaaaaataaaaaaaaaactaaaaacagacATAATGCTTACAACTTTATTCAGCTTTGGTTTGACCAGTTAACTAATTAACCTCTCCATATTGTCAggttaatatttaaatatactttaCTCTGCATTTTTAAGGTCATCTTTAGTTGTGAGCAAGACCCTTTACACACATTAATTATCGAAATTTTCTACTGATTTGTGTAGCATACTGTATAGACTCATTCAGTTCATCCtatatttatttccaatttgtttttatatcaaaaattttgtattccaacatgtatttccttttttctaaaaaactgttcctttttcactttgttaatttttttttaaagtttgtgcaacttattaattttttttaacctaaCTTTAGTTTAAAAATCCATGATTGGttagaaataatttttcatatgtaatattactattatttttgttaaagaaaactCATATTgtaatacataaaatataatatatattttattttactgggaggcaaacaaattaaagaaagtaGAGAAGTTTTCCTAAATTCTTTAACAGTTATAAATTGCAAATTTAGACCATATCTAAtgcattttcttatttttgtctCTATAACATGGGAACTCTATAATATTGTTTCTATAATCGACAAAACATGATTCATAGTTAATCTCTACTATGCCGGTTAACGCGACTTAGTAGAGTTAAGCTCTGGTAGGATCGTgctgtaaccacttgactaaagacaTTTCCATTTAAGTGAGTTCTATTTCATTGaattagggcatctccaaccccattctattttagagtcaaatctcCCAGTAATCTACctctattattttaattataggtataataaattttaatgttaaagaattattttgaaaataaaaaatagttcaaatattttacaaaggaAGAAATATAGCTCTTCTATGtatagagcaaaaaaaaatagtaatatatgtTATAGAAGTGAAAATAAAGGTGGATTGgatttaattttacaataaaattgagtttaaagttaaatattagaGGTAGATTAGAGATGCAACGGGAATAGAGTTTGACTTTAACGAGAGTTATTCTactagtaaaataataaaaacgatttataattttaaatcacAGTTaaagaatttaatttaatttgtttaattgggaagaATTTTGTAGATTATATGAGATTAGAAAGTTTATAGTTGATATATGGTGAATTGGGAAAATGATGTAACTACATAGTGATCCACTTAAACGTCTATAGTacataaatatatcataaaaagattgcattttttatgtttttgttattaacgAGGTAAATGACATTGACGGGCAAATCCTTAAGTGCATTATAGACTAAGTAGATATTGAACTTGACTGTTGATAAGGCATTCCATGGTAAAAATGTAAAGAAGTTtactaaaacatgaaaaaatttATAGAGAAATAATGATTCCACAGataaaaaaagacattttaatGTCCAAATTGCTATGCCAAATATTCCAAATGACCACACTCCATTAGCCCGACTTGCAACAACCATGATGGACTGAAAACTCCTGCTAACATTAATGCTTGTCGTGCCATCGTGATTGCGGAATTTCTCTCGCATGTGGGGAAAAGCTTGATGATGATTAGGAACATGCACTGAAATACGCCAAAAGCTAAAATGCCAACTGTATAGTTCTACAGTCTTCTACAATGGTTACAAATTCTCTGAAGAGTTTGTTAGAGCCagtatattttgtatatatacctTTTTGTGTAAACGGTAAACAAAAAAgcaatacaaaatataataaaaaaagccAACTATTAGAAAATTTTtagcaaaacataagcaaaaataattataaactcATACTTTTAATGACTTATAATTATAAACTCCCTAAAAATATGATACAATATAAAAGACttataaatgtaataaatgTGGTCATAAGTGATGGCTTAAATGGCTCTCTCTCAAATTCGAAAGTTGatcttatataaattttggtttaagctTTTGTTCCTTTTCGATTAAGAAAACAGTTAGAGAAATTTTGTTAACATAATATCTAGAAGATGTTATAcgaaaaatctttaaatttgaCAATATAAAACGTCGGTTATTAAATGACACAAAAGTATTGATGTCGGTTTGAGAACCAACTTAACATCGCCCGACGAAAATTATATTGGCTTCGGTTCAATTGACACTAATTTTTAGTGTTACTGTAATTGCATTGGTTTTGATAAGTTTAGCGACAAATTTCATTTTTGGCGCAAAATTCAAAAGCTCATACTTTGTATCAGTTCTAGAATTGACGCATatccattttatttattttctttctatatttatttatttattctgtattcctcaataaaaaaaattcaaactaaccaaaatttggaaaagatcACTATAGAAAAATTGAAGTTTCGtaaactagttttttttctttgttttataaaatcttgtatcttttaaaattaaaaccccaaaaaaatttccttcCCCTAATAGTAATTAAACTCAACATTTAATAATGATATTAAtctatatcatatatatatgggagaaaaactagattgacccaaattaaGAGGTTAATTACTAAAGTAACTCATAAAATGTGAGGATTAGAtgggttatttttttttttttcaaaaataccttttttgctttgttaggaaaaaaaataaagtaaaatttatCCTTCCAGattttcttttaaagaaaatcaaaatattttcaaaagtctgctagactagttgtgacagatttatttgtgtatgacagatttgtttttgcacaaccgatttatttttatatgacagattttttatggcagacttattttggaagaccgatttttttaactaaagttatgacagatttataattgatgacaaatttattttttaggacagatttatttataaagataCCACAGACTTTCACaatatatgacagatttgtATAATatctggcagatttattttccactgttatttcagatttattttcttgactAAATGTTTGTCGTaacatgacagattttttttacaggaaaataattactaggttgacctctagtaataacatatttgttttaagttacaaccgattttttaatttaaccaaatatatgtcgtttgataacagatttataacttttttaaaaattgctaaaatgacTTATGTGAATACCATATGTTATGGcagatttgtttatgttatgacaattttttttgtttgcttccaaaaatctggtgtttgataatagatttattagatgtaaaatataaatacagtgacaacagatttgttttaagttatattttttcagtcatatttttatcaattatattttttataaatcatattatgaatcatatttttaaactcctatatttaaagcatattttatacattttaattttcctaaattatattaaaaattaccatcatattattatatattatattatattttcataaatcttattttaatactttttatatacattatttttagttataatttcatacattattttttaataaaacttatttaaactatataatcttaaacttcatatttttaaatcatatctttatacataatatttttataaacaattttttgaatgttgaaaaaaaacaagtttttgaatattatttttatacattatgttttaaatcatattttatttttataaattatattaaaaaataaaacaacatattttttaatcattttatctttttcattatttatatttttaatcaaactaTTAATtactatattgtttttttcgtttttacaaaaaaaaaaaataaaaaaaattctggatttttagtcttttaatcaaaatattaaatactattatttatgTAGCTGAATAGCTTTCCCCACACAGAGCCACTTACTATTCATCTCTCTTTACACATAACAACCATTTCTTACTAGTTAAGTATGGAAGTACCTGGTTTGTCTACCTGCCACGTTGTCACTTTTCAATGTCGATACAATGTATCACATGTTCTTCACCACCTTGATATATATCTACAGACCAAACATTTAAAGTCTAAAACTAAAACTTGTCTGAGACAGAGATTATCCAGGCAATAAGCTTGTCTAAACTCGTTGGGATACCTAGTGGAACACGTTTCTAAGTTTTTTATGTCTCTGTGATTTTAACTTGGTTGTATAATTAAGAGACGAACCCCCAATGAGGTGTATAGTGAATTCACAGTCCATATGGAGTTTAAAACAAAGCATCCGCTAAATCCGCAGTCCAAATGATTTCTTAGTATCGGGAAGAGGATTAGAATCCTCACACACAACCCTATTAGTATTTCTGTTCTGACACAAATAACAAAAGATATTGTCGAAAAAGAATTCACAACACGACACAAAACGGCAAAAGAAGCAGATTCATATGTCTGCTTTAAGAAACTCCTAAAATCTCAAGGACTCACTAAAGAAGCTTTACTTGATTGGTATCTCATTACTTGATCTCAAGGAGTCACAGTTTCCTCTTCCTCCACAACACTCAGCAATGCAAAAGATCTTGAAACGTCGCATACGATATCTTTTTTGGTGCAGTAATCGGAATCGACCGGCCATTTCATCGGTATAAAAAAATCTCTGCatcaatatgaaaacataaaaacataaatttccCATGCTTTCAGTCTAATTAACGCCACAAAAGTTTAACTAACTCACCCTTGAGAGCATACGTATCTGCACCGTTTAATCTTGGTTTTCGTATATCTCCTGTAATGTTTCTCTAGATGTTCTGTGGCACAAGAAACATCAGAAGATTGCAGAACCTGCCAGATCTTCAAAACTTGGACATGGTGAttgtttttcttgaaaatgTCTATTGCCCAAATGAGGCTTAGCCCATCATCAATCTCCTGTTGCCTCCACAGATCCTCACACTCTACCTCAACCTCTTGTTGAAGCTCCTTCCCATTAGATAACTTCTCCAAAAACCTCATaacctttttgttaatttcagaGTTTGCTATTGCTTCCAGAGATTTCAAAAACTCATAGCTAAGCCATACCTGTCggaacataaaaataaaagatcagaGGATGAATTAAAGCAAAGTAAATTATGTTATACATCATACGTACCTTCCATATCGAATTCTCGAATGTAATAAGCTTCTTGTTTTGAAGCTTATCAAGATCATCAAGTGCTGTTGTTGATCTTTCAATACACTTAGCTAATGACTCATCATCTTCTGCATCATGGAAACAGTCTCTTGCTTTCGCATCATC from Camelina sativa cultivar DH55 chromosome 7, Cs, whole genome shotgun sequence includes the following:
- the LOC104701176 gene encoding helicase SEN1-like isoform X2 translates to MQQLWVAKEDKKKERIVKGRDLLDVVFSWSVLDVLNSNLYKGKVGKIPKTFPSTVEYLESFVNPLIEETHAALLSSMETLRRAPVFKIREIKPSKDFKPPKDLYYDVTLEVLSDSTSNGARKQLEVNDLIAVTYKKPIRIDDLRCSNEPYLLALVCHVDEDFPHLITIMASKPIVYFEDDYTQRTKKGQVVRKDLNLFGVYLINMMTNIRIWTALHPNPGENLKLISRVLQSNNEVDGESCVACKENSESAVSHQSARMLRSFKLNSSQEEAILRCLEANSCCHPNNIKLIWGPPGTGKTKTTSVLLLNLLKIRCRTLTCAPTNIAVLEVCSRLVNLVSETESLSFYGYGLGDIVLFGNKERMKINDRKDLSDVFLDYRAEELFNCFQAVTGWRANVNLLICLLSDPKEVYKQYLVNEECAKQENKYCVNETPLSFEEFVQKRFNILRDELRHQFPALCLHLPTTVLSFRVAEKMYGTNELLMCIKISDIMGNGKEDDTLENDSRKQDCLEMLTSICASIKLPDFIPKIGLKRLCLGNAYLLFCTASTSAKLHMSSPIQLLVIDEAAQLKECESAIPLQLPKLKHAILIGDEKQLPAMIQSKIASEADLGRSLFERLVLLGQNKQLLNMQYRMHPSISIFPNREFYDMKILDAPSVRVRSYEKKFLPEKMYGPYSFINIAYGREQFGEGYSSKNIVEVSVVAEIVSKLYSVSRKTGRSISVGVISPYKAQVFAIQERIGEKYNTGGSFTVSVRSVDGFQGGEEDIIIVSTVRSNGKGAIGFLSNQQRTNVALTRARYCLWILGNEATLTGNKSVWRQLVDDAKARDCFHDAEDDESLAQCIERSTTALDDLDKLQNKKLISFENSIWKVWLSYEFLKSLEAIANSEINKKVMRFLEKLSNGKELQQEVEVECEDLWRQQEIDDGLSLIWAIDIFKKNNHHVQVLKIWQVLQSSDVSRATEHLEKHYRRYTRTKIKRCRYVCSQGDLVIPMKWPVDSRSCTKKDIVSDVSRSFALLSVVEEEETVTPNQSGNK
- the LOC104701176 gene encoding helicase SEN1-like isoform X1; the encoded protein is MQQLWVAKEDKKKERIVKGRDLLDVVFSWSVLDVLNSNLYKGKVGKIPKTFPSTVEYLESFVNPLIEETHAALLSSMETLRRAPVFKIREIKPSKDFKPPKDLYYDVTLEVLSDSTSNGARKQLEVNDLIAVTYKKPIRIDDLRCSNEPYLLALVCHVDEDFPHLITIMASKPIVYFEDDYTQRTKKGQVVRKDLNLFGVYLINMMTNIRIWTALHPNPGENLKLISRVLQSNNEVDGESCVACKENSESAVSHQSARMLRSFKLNSSQEEAILRCLEANSCCHPNNIKLIWGPPGTGKTKTTSVLLLNLLKIRCRTLTCAPTNIAVLEVCSRLVNLVSETESLSFYGYGLGDIVLFGNKERMKINDRKDLSDVFLDYRAEELFNCFQAVTGWRANVNLLICLLSDPKEVYKQYLVNEECAKQENKYCVNETPLSFEEFVQKRFNILRDELRHQFPALCLHLPTTVLSFRVAEKMYGTNELLMCIKISDIMGNGKEDDTLENDSRKQDCLEMLTSICASIKLPDFIPKIGLKRLCLGNAYLLFCTASTSAKLHMSSPIQLLVIDEAAQLKECESAIPLQLPKLKHAILIGDEKQLPAMIQSKIASEADLGRSLFERLVLLGQNKQLLNMQYRMHPSISIFPNREFYDMKILDAPSVRVRSYEKKFLPEKMYGPYSFINIAYGREQFGEGYSSKNIVEVSVVAEIVSKLYSVSRKTGRSISVGVISPYKAQVFAIQERIGEKYNTGGSFTVSVRSVDGFQGGEEDIIIVSTVRSNGKGAIGFLSNQQRTNVALTRARYCLWILGNEATLTGNKSVWRQLVDDAKARDCFHDAEDDESLAQCIERSTTALDDLDKLQNKKLISFENSIWKVWLSYEFLKSLEAIANSEINKKVMRFLEKLSNGKELQQEVEVECEDLWRQQEIDDGLSLIWAIDIFKKNNHHVQVLKIWQVLQSSDVSRATEHLEKHYRRYTRTKIKRCRYVCSQGDLVIPMKWPVDSRSCTKKDIVSDVSRSFALLSVVEEEETVTPNQSGNK